The region ACGGGCGGGACCGCGGTGACCACGAGAACGGAATCCTTCACGAACGAACTGAAGTTCTCCGCGCAGGTCGCCAAGCGGTTCTCCGGCCTCACCATCCGGGGAGGGGTGATCGAGTCCACGGGGGGGGTGGGGCTCGACTACGAGCTGTTGAAGGACCGCCTGACCCTCGGGGTGGACGCCTACGACTTCACCCGGAAAGACCAACCTCCCCATTTGAAGCTGTTCGGCAACTATGATATCGTGAAAAACCTTTTCGTGACGGGCGGCGTGGACGACCTCCTCAACGACGAGAAGAACCTGCGGACCTTCTTTTTCGGGTTCGGGATCAAGTTCGCGGACGAGGACTTGAAGACTCTCCTGGGGGCCGTCACGGTCAGCCCATAACCGTTCGTTCATCCCATCCTGCGGTTCGGAAAGAAAGGGTAAGGGGCCATGGCGAGAATCCATCGGGCGATCCTGAGCGTTTCCGACAAGGCCGGGATCGTGGAGTTCGCGCGCGGGCTCTCCCGCCTTGGGGTCGAGCTGTTCGGCTCCGGCGGGACCGCGCGGATGCTCCGCGAGAAGAAGATCCGGGTCCGGCTGATCGAGGAGTACACGGGGTTCCCGGAGATGCTCGACGGCCGGGTCAAGACGCTGAATCCGAAGATCCACGGGGGGATCCTCGCGGTCCGGGGAAACCCCGCGCACATGCGGACGATCCAGGCGCACGGCATCGTTCCCTTCGACATGCTGGTGGTGAACCTCTATCCCTTCGAGGCGACGGTGGCCCGGCCCGGATGCACGCCGGAGGAGGCGATCGAGAACATCGACATCGGCGGCCCGGCGATGGTCCGCTCGGCTGCGAAGAACTTCCGGGACGTGGCGGTGGTCACCGATCCCGCCGACTACCGGCAGATCCTCGAGCGGCTGAGGAAGGGGAACGGGAGCCTCGACCCGGAGACCCACGCCGAGCTGGGACGGAAGGCCTTCGCCCTCACCGCCCGCTACGACGCGGCCGTCTCGAACCATCTCGGCGGCGGGGGCGGGGAGGGGGCCGCGTTCCCGGCGACCTTCACGGCGCAGTGGCGCAGGGTCCAGTCGCTCCGGTACGGGGAGAACCCCCACCAGGCCGCCGCCTTCTACACGGATGTCCGCCTGCCGGACGAGCCGTCGCTGGGAGGGGCGCGCCAGCTCCAGGGGAAGGAGCTTTCCTACAACAACATCGTGGACATCGACGCGGCGCTCCAGCTCGCCCTGGAGTTCCGGGAGCCGGCCGCCGTGATCATCAAGCACACCAACCCCTGCGGGGTGGGGACCTCCGGGCGCAGGCTCCTGGACGCCTTCAAGAAGGCGAGGGCGTGCGACCCGGTCTCCGCCTACGGCGGCGTCATCGGGTTCAACCGGCCGGTGAACCGGGAAACGGCGCAGGAGGTGGCCGGCACCTTCTTCGAGGCGGTCGTCGCCCCCTCCTACGACCGGGAGGCCCGCAAAATCCTCGCGGCGAAGGGGAACCTCCGGCTGATGGAGACGGGGTGCGAGTTCCGGTGGGGGCGGGATGCGGAGTGGGAGATGAAGCGGGTCAGCGGGGGGCTGCTGCTCCAGAGCCGGGACCGGCACCTGCTCGATCCGGCGGACCTCAAGGTGGTGACGAAGCGGCCTCCCACCGCCGGGGAGCGGACCGCGCTGCTCTTTGCCTGGAAGGTCTGCAAGCATGTGAAGTCGAACGCCATCGTCTTCGCCCTGAAGGACCGGACGGTGGGAGTGGGGGCGGGGCAGATGAGCCGGGTCGATTCCGCCAGGATCGCGGTGATGAAGGCCCAGCTTCCGACCCGCGGGACGGTGGTGGCCTCGGACGCCTTCTTCCCGTTCCGGGACGGGCTCGACGTGGCCGCGGAGGCGGGGGCGACCGCGGTCATCCAGCCCGGCGGATCGGTCCGCGACGCGGAGGTGATCGCGGCGGCGGACGGGCACGGGATGGCGATGGTGTTCGCGGGAGTGCGGCATTTCCGGCATTGATGGGCGGGGACACTCCTCGCGATATGAAGCACAAAACCAGGAATGTCCCCGGTTAGAACAGGAGGGAGCGCATGGGTCTGAAGATCCTGGTGGTGGGGAGCGGGGGGCGGGAGCACGCCCTGGTCTGGAAGATCGCCCAGAGCCCGCTGGTGGAGAAGATCTATGCGGCCCCGGGGAATCCGGGGATGGCGAAGGAGGCCGAGCTCGTTTCCGTTTCCGTGGAGGACCTCCCCGGGATCGCCGCCTTCGCCGCGGGGAAGCGGATCGACCTTACGGTCGTCGGCCCCGAGGCGCCGCTGGCCAAGGGGCTTACCGACCTGCTGGTCGCGAAGGGGCTGCTCGTGTGCGGGCCGAGCGGGGCGGCGGCGCAACTCGAGGGCTCCAAGGTGTTCACGAAGAGGATCCTGGCCAAGTACCGGATCCCGACCGCCGCGTTCCGGGAGTTCGACGAATTCGACGACGCGCAGCACTACGTGCTCTCCCACAGGCTGCCGGTGGTGATCAAGGCGGACGGCCTGGCGGCGGGGAAGGGAGTCGCGGTCGCGGGGACCTACGAGGAGGCGGTCGCCTTCCTCCGGGACGTGATGGAGAAGCGGGTGTTCGGCGCGGCGGGGGAGCGGGTGGTGGTGGAGGAGTGCCTCACGGGGGAGGAGGCCTCCTATATCGTCTTCACCGACGGGGAGAAGATCGTGCCGCTGCCTTCCTCGCAGGACCACAAGCGGATCGGGGACGGCGACTCGGGACCGAATACCGGCGGGATGGGGGCCTACTCCCCGGCTCCCGTGGTGACCCCGGAGGTCGAGGCGAAGATCCTCGGGAAGATTTTCGAGCCGCTCCTGGCGGGGATGCGCGCGGAGGGGACCCCGTTCCGGGGGATCCTCTACGGCGGGCTGATGATCGAGCGGGGGGAGCCCAAGGTGCTCGAGTTCAACGTCCGGTTCGGCGACCCGGAGGCGCAGCCGCTCTTCCTGCGCCTGAAAAGCGACCTGGTCCCGCTGCTGGTCCAGTGCGCGCAGGGGAAGATCACCGACGCCGTCATGGAGATCGATCCCCGCCCGACGGTCTGCATCGTGATGTCCTCCGGCGGCTATCCCGGGTCGTACCGGAAGGGCTTCCCGATCGCCGGGATCCGGGAGGCGGAAGGCGAAGGCGGGGTCGTGGTGTTCCACGCGGGGACCGCGCTCCGGGACGGGTCGCTCGTCACCAACGGGGGGCGGGTCCTCGGGGTGACGGCGGTGGACGACGACATCGCGAGCGCCATCGCCCGGGGGTACCGGGCGGCCGGGAAGATCCGGTGGGAGGGGGCCTACTACCGGACCGACATCGGGAAAAAGGCGCTGCTGCGGGGGGGGGGAACGCCATGAACGGCAAGGTCCTCATCCTGATGGGATCCAGTTCGGACGCGGAGGTGATGAAGGAGGCCGCCGGGGTGCTTTCCGGGTTCGGCATTCCCCATGCCCTGGTCGTCACCTCGGCTCACCGTTCGCCGGAGCGCACCCGAAAGATCGTCCGGGATGCGGAGAAGGACGGCATCTCGGTCATCATCGCGGGGGCGGGCGCCGCGGCGCACCTGGCCGGTGTCGTGGCCGCGGAAACGGCCCTGCCGGTCATCGGGGTCCCCCTGGCGAATTCCCCGCTGGCGGGCTTCGACTCCCTGCTCTCCACCGTGCAGATGCCGGCCGGGGTCCCGGTCGCGACGGTGGCGGTCGGAAAGGCGGGGGCCCGCAACGCGGGCCATCTCGCGGCGCGGATCCTCGCGCTGTCCTCCCCGGAGCTGATGGCCCGGGTGCAGGACCACCGGAAGAAGATGGCGGAGGCCGTCGCCGCGTCGGCCGACGAGGTGCGATGACCGGTTCGCCGGTCCCCGGCGGCGGAGCGAGGAGGAGATGACGCAGCTGTTCCGGATCGCGGCCGGAGCCCGCGGCCTGCTCCCCCCGGGGGTTTTCCGCTCCCTTCGGTCCGGCGGGCTGGTGGTCTTTCCCACGGACACTCTGTACGGTCTGGGGGCCGATCCCGGATCCGCCGCGGCGCTCGAGGCGCTGTTTTCCCTCAAGGGACGGGAGGAAGGGAAGCCGGTCCCCCTGCTCCTGGACTCCGCGGAGAGGGCCTGGGCCTTCGCGGCGGAGGTTCCCGAGGCGGCCCGGCGGCTGATGGAGCGGTTCTGGCCGGGGGCGCTCACGATCGTCCTTCCCGCATCTCCCCGCCTCCTTCCCGCGGTCGCGGGGCCGGGGAGAACGGTCGGGCTCCGGGTTCCGGACCACCCGGTTCCCCGGGCGCTCGCGAAGGCGCTCGGAGGGGCGGTGACGGGGACCTCGGCCAACCGGTCGGGCAGTCCGGCCCGCTGGCAGGAGCCGGAGGCGATCGCCCGCGAGTTCGCGGGGAGGGTGGAGTGGATCCTGTGGGACGGACCCTCCCCGGCCGGGAGGGAGGGCGGGGGCCCGGGATCGACCGTCGTGTCCGTGGAGAATGACCGCCTTTGCCTTCTGAGGGAAGGGGAGATCCCCTTCCGGAGCATCACAGACCACCAACCGAAAGGGTGAGGAACATGACCATCGTTTCTCCGTTCCGGGGGATCCATTACGATCCCTCCCGCGTGAAGGATCTCTCGCAGGTCGTGACCCAGCCCTACGACGTGATCTCCCCGGAGGAACAGGCACAGCTGCACGAACGCCACCCGCGGAACATCGTCCACGTGGACTTCGGCCTGGACCGGCCTGGGGACGGTCCGGCGGAGAACAAGTACACCCGGGCCGCCGCGCGATACCGGGAATGGCTGGCCGAGGGGACGCTGGTGCAGGACCCCTCCCCCGCCTTCTACTACTACGAGCAGGAGTTCACGATCCCGGGGCAGGGAACCTTCGTCCGGAAGGGGTTCCTCGGGGCTCTGCGGCTGTCGGCCTTCGGGGAGGGGATGGTCTACCCGCACGAAAAGACCCACTCGCGACCCAAGGAGGACCGGCTCTCCCTCATGCGGACGACGGAGGCGAACATGAGCCCCATCTTCGCGCTCTATTCGGATCCGTCCGGCGGGGTGGCGAAGGCGCTGCGCGAGAGGTTGCCGAAAACTCCCGGCTTCTCCGCCACCGACGACCTGGGGGTGAAGCACCGGGTGTGGAAGGTCGACGATCCCGGGGCCGTCTCCTCCGCGGCAAGGGGAATGCGGGACAAGAAGGTGTTCATTGCCGACGGGCACCATCGCTACGAGACGGCGCTCGCCTACCGGGACGAGATGCGGAAGGTGCACGGTTCCCGAGAAAACGCCGCCCACGAGCATGTCCTCATGTTCCTGTGCAACATGGATGTCGAGGGGATCGTCATCCTGCCGACGCACCGAGGGATCCACTCCGTCCCGGGATTCTCGGAGGAGGAGTTCGCATCCCGGGTGAAGGCCCATCTCCCGATGGAGACGCGGAAGGGGACGCCGGAGGACGCGATGCGGGCGGTGGCCGAGAAGGGGAAGCAGGCCAAGACGATCGGCTGGAGCGCGGGGGGCGGCCGGTTTCACCTGGTCACCTTCCCCGACACCGGGCGGCTCGGCGAGAAGCACCTGTCGCGCTTCCCCCGCGAGCTCCGCACCCTGGACGTGGTGTTCCTCCACGGGATGATGCTCGAGGAACTTCTCGGGATCTCCCCGGAGGCGGTGACCGCCGGGCAGTTCGTGAAGTATTACAAGGAGCCTGCGAAGACCGCCTCCGACCTCGACCGCGGGGCGATCCAGGCCGCCTTCTTCCTGAACCCGGTCACGATGGAGGAGTTCCGGGACGTTTCCCTGTCCGGTCACGTGCTTCCGCAGAAGACCACCTTCTTCTACCCGAAGATCCTGACCGGCCTGCTGATCTTCTCCTCGCGGGGGGATGACCGGGTTCCCGGATAGGCCGGAAGGAAGCGGCGGAGGCGGGAAGCGGGGCTCCGGCCGGAGCCGTACCGTCCCGGGGTCTCCGCCGCCCGGGATCTTTTCCTCCCTCATCGTCCGCCAGCCGCGCGAAGGGTACCGGTTCTCCATCGACTCCGTCCTGCTGGCCGACTTTGCCGCGGACTACTGCGGGGAGAGGGTGCTCGACCTGGGGACCGGGGCGGGGGTGATCCTGCTCCTCCTGGCCGGGATCCGCGGCGACCTCAGGGAAGGCGTCGGCGTCGAGATCCAGGAGGAGCTGTGGCGGGCCGCCGCGGAGAACATCGGGGAGAACGGGCTTTCGGGGCGTCTTTCCGCGCGGCTCGGGGATTTCCGGGAGAAGATCCCGGGACTGCGCGCCGGGTCGTTCCACCTCGTGGTCTCGAACCCCCCTTTCCGCCGGATCGGCGAGGGGAGGAGGAACCCCGACCGGAGGAAGGAGATCGCCCGCCACGAGATCGCCTGCACCTTCCCGGATCTGTTCGCCGCCGCCCGCAGGTACCTGGCTCCCCGGGGGGCGTTCGCGATGGTCTCCCCCGCGGCGCGGATCCCGGAGATCCTCGCCCTGGCCGCCGCCTCGGGCCTGGCGCCGGCCGCCCTGAGGCTCGTGCATCCCTTCGCCGACGCGCCCTCCAACCGGGTGCTCTTCGCCGGGATCCGGGGAGCCTCCCGGGATCCGGTCTTTCTTCCACCCCTCGTGGTCTATGCGGAGCCCGGCCGTTACCACCCCGAAACGGAGCGGATCCTCGCGGGGCGCCGGCCGTAGCCGCTATTCCTTCCTCCGGGAGGATTTCCTGCAGATCGACCGCAGGAGCTCCCGCGTCTCGGGATCCCGGATCCCGTCGAGTTCGTCCGGAGAACGGAGCGGGGGAACCTCCCCGCGTTCCGGTTCTCCCCCCGCCGGGGACGGATCCTTCCCGGAGGGCGAAACCGGACCCACGACGAACCGGAGATCCCGGATCTTTCCCTCCCCGAGCGCGGCCTCGATCCTGCCGAGCAGGACCGGCTTGGAGAGCTGCAGTTCCTGTGCCCAGGAGGGGTTGAGGACGTGGACCGTGAGGACGCCGCTGCGGACCCGGAAAGGGCGGGCCTTCCCGGCGAGGAGGGGACCGGCGATCTCCCCCCAGGCGCGGGAGAGGGATACCTGGAGCGCCACCGCCGGCAGCCCCGCGGAGGCGAGCAGCTTCTCCAGCGTCCGGGACAGCTTCTCCGTGGCCATCAGCTCGCCGGCTCCTTCCGGCGCCGGACTCTCCCCCCGATCACCTGTCCCGCGATGGCGAAGAGGATGAACAGGGGGATGAACCATGCGCTCAGGTGGCTTTCGATTCGCAGGAAGGCGACCAGCGGGATGGAGAGATGGATATACACGAACCACCCGAGGGAGAACTTCCGTCTCCCCTCCCGCAGGTACCCCAGCGGCACGTTTACCGACAGGGCTGCCAGCCCGATCAGGATCAAGGCGAGACGGGGATCCGCTTGTTGGATGATGAAGGACATTCCGGCCGCTCTCTCCGATTATAATGGATCCTGTCCGATTCCGGCATTTTTTGGAGGAAACCGGTTGGGTCGCTCCGCGGTTCCCGAAGTCGTCCTGATCTTCCGGGGGACGCACCAGGTCCTGTCGGCCGAGAAGCAGCTGAAGCGGGCGGGGGTCCCCATGCGGCTCATCCCGGTGCCGAGGCGGCTTTCCTCCGACTGCGGTCTCGCCATCCGGATCTTCCCCCCGGGCAGGGGGGCTGCGAAGGAAGTTCTCTCGCGTTCCGGGATCCTGCCGAAATCGGTACATATTTTGCGTAACACGGGGGAGTACGACGAGGAACCCCTGTAAGGGGGACTACTGTTTCCGCGGGAGAAATCGATGTTGACTTTCGGAAATTTCTTAAATAAAATGCCAACTTATATGAGTGCTCACGGAGGGGAGTTGGGGGAGCGCAGACGGTTCTCCAGGACAGCGGGACTGACAATTCTTGTCGGTCTGCTGGCGTTGTCCGGCCCGGTTTCGGCAGCGGAAACAGTGCGGTTTTCCATGCTACCCACCTTTTTGAAGACTCCGGACGCGGTTTCCGTCACGGGGGCAGACCCCGGTTCCGTCCTTCTCCCCAGGCAGAACGACGAGGCGTTGGATCGTCACCGTTCCCCCGGGATCCCGGGGACTGACACGATGGCTCTTGCCGCCGTGCCTGCGCCCGCTCCGGCGGGCAGTCGTCCGGCCGAGCGTTCCCGGCTCGATTTCGTCCTCTCTCCCGGGGATCTCGACGGCGCGATCGCCGGGAACGAGGAGACGGAAGCCGTCGAGGAGCTGGACGGCCGGTTCTTCACCAACC is a window of Deltaproteobacteria bacterium GWC2_65_14 DNA encoding:
- a CDS encoding bifunctional phosphoribosylaminoimidazolecarboxamide formyltransferase/IMP cyclohydrolase, with product MARIHRAILSVSDKAGIVEFARGLSRLGVELFGSGGTARMLREKKIRVRLIEEYTGFPEMLDGRVKTLNPKIHGGILAVRGNPAHMRTIQAHGIVPFDMLVVNLYPFEATVARPGCTPEEAIENIDIGGPAMVRSAAKNFRDVAVVTDPADYRQILERLRKGNGSLDPETHAELGRKAFALTARYDAAVSNHLGGGGGEGAAFPATFTAQWRRVQSLRYGENPHQAAAFYTDVRLPDEPSLGGARQLQGKELSYNNIVDIDAALQLALEFREPAAVIIKHTNPCGVGTSGRRLLDAFKKARACDPVSAYGGVIGFNRPVNRETAQEVAGTFFEAVVAPSYDREARKILAAKGNLRLMETGCEFRWGRDAEWEMKRVSGGLLLQSRDRHLLDPADLKVVTKRPPTAGERTALLFAWKVCKHVKSNAIVFALKDRTVGVGAGQMSRVDSARIAVMKAQLPTRGTVVASDAFFPFRDGLDVAAEAGATAVIQPGGSVRDAEVIAAADGHGMAMVFAGVRHFRH
- a CDS encoding phosphoribosylamine--glycine ligase is translated as MKILVVGSGGREHALVWKIAQSPLVEKIYAAPGNPGMAKEAELVSVSVEDLPGIAAFAAGKRIDLTVVGPEAPLAKGLTDLLVAKGLLVCGPSGAAAQLEGSKVFTKRILAKYRIPTAAFREFDEFDDAQHYVLSHRLPVVIKADGLAAGKGVAVAGTYEEAVAFLRDVMEKRVFGAAGERVVVEECLTGEEASYIVFTDGEKIVPLPSSQDHKRIGDGDSGPNTGGMGAYSPAPVVTPEVEAKILGKIFEPLLAGMRAEGTPFRGILYGGLMIERGEPKVLEFNVRFGDPEAQPLFLRLKSDLVPLLVQCAQGKITDAVMEIDPRPTVCIVMSSGGYPGSYRKGFPIAGIREAEGEGGVVVFHAGTALRDGSLVTNGGRVLGVTAVDDDIASAIARGYRAAGKIRWEGAYYRTDIGKKALLRGGGTP
- a CDS encoding 5-(carboxyamino)imidazole ribonucleotide mutase, encoding MNGKVLILMGSSSDAEVMKEAAGVLSGFGIPHALVVTSAHRSPERTRKIVRDAEKDGISVIIAGAGAAAHLAGVVAAETALPVIGVPLANSPLAGFDSLLSTVQMPAGVPVATVAVGKAGARNAGHLAARILALSSPELMARVQDHRKKMAEAVAASADEVR
- a CDS encoding threonylcarbamoyl-AMP synthase; this encodes MLPPGVFRSLRSGGLVVFPTDTLYGLGADPGSAAALEALFSLKGREEGKPVPLLLDSAERAWAFAAEVPEAARRLMERFWPGALTIVLPASPRLLPAVAGPGRTVGLRVPDHPVPRALAKALGGAVTGTSANRSGSPARWQEPEAIAREFAGRVEWILWDGPSPAGREGGGPGSTVVSVENDRLCLLREGEIPFRSITDHQPKG